One window of the Lytechinus pictus isolate F3 Inbred chromosome 5, Lp3.0, whole genome shotgun sequence genome contains the following:
- the LOC129266615 gene encoding toll-like receptor 3, whose protein sequence is MASTPLYTLLCLWINCVLFSLSGGLSLKYDILGRNGSLKWTSIATNGCQLTYTSHGMDASCKNLGLHSVPKGLPHNTIVLDLSRNKIKTLHNKSFSYLPDIIKLDLSFNVITVIEDGTFKPLGNLTELNLGSNYIESLPEGLLHSNKFLSVFKLNLNYLSSVPKDALPWSKNMKSLDLGKNHRISSISSLDFAHLQNCPLMKLDMSNCGLYNLSTNTFAALKSIHHLLLDSNHMQEIHISSFSGINKINELSLIFSNIKNIVPLNQSVHHPHRSPKIHLINLSWNELISFPDFVFWGLNQTNILKLDNNQIFSLSNYTFCGLDQLIELDLSYNELIYLPEGMFFCNKLLQKLRLNHNMIESWSGSTISNLCSLNHLNLSDNNIYNIDNANQTLSSLESLDLSFNDFQQVQLYYNFLQCYKNLKRLDMSYNAMKWISPHAFSSVTNLEELYLTNELLIYYTKPFQDMSNLHILDLSSAIRDMTSDAMLFTNLTSLQRMFLCKNNLQSRHLFDTLTSRSLFTSLETLLTLDLRENDLDMLAPGTFNPLKKLEILLLSQSSVKVLFSSVFKGLTSLKTLDLSDNYISSISDDIFPIQSQLSILNMSNNNLGIISSTLFNINPQLQRLYIQQNKITTIKRGKIFPKNFRIDASRNPFSCTCDLRWFVRWLRSTNVEVIHPNDTVCSQSSIKDMVESPILSFNPDKYCGINILLITSVSLTAILVVALSLFAYWKRWWFNYKVFLLRLAICGYKELIQDFEDHDYEYQLNLMFQEEDQEWVDDIMKPVLQERFPHLERVVFGDNDLHLGMFYINALHYAVENSFKTVLLLSNNSVREAWFITKVRIALEELNDSRLDKVVLFFLEDIDNDNLPYLVRLFLSKNKPYMLWTDDEDGKELFWAQFEKSMRSNKELNSVIPV, encoded by the coding sequence ATGGCTAGTACACCCCTGTATACCCTTCTCTGTTTGTGGATTAACTGTGTGCTATTCTCTCTATCTGGAGGATTGTCTCTGAAGTATGATATATTAGGAAGGAATGGATCTCTAAAGTGGACCTCAATCGCTACTAATGGATGCCAACTTACCTACACCAGCCATGGAATGGACGCCAGCTGTAAAAATCTTGGTCTTCATTCTGTTCCTAAAGGTCTTCCACACAACACAATAGTGCTTGATCTCtctagaaacaaaattaaaactcTCCACAACAAATCTTTCTCCTATCTTCCAGACATAATCAAACTTGACCTGTCCTTCAATGTCATCACTGTGATAGAAGATGGTACCTTTAAGCCTCTGGGTAATCTCACAGAATTAAATCTGGGAAGTAACTACATAGAGTCTTTACCAGAAGGTTtacttcattcaaataaatttctcTCCGTTTTCAAACTTAATTTGAACTATTTGAGTTCAGTCCCCAAAGATGCTCTTCCATGgtctaaaaatatgaaatcactTGATCTGGGTAAAAATCACAGAATATCCTCCATATCATCCCTTGACTTTGCACATCTTCAGAATTGCCCACTCATGAAACTTGACATGAGTAATTGTGGCTTATACAATCTTTCAACAAATACTTTTGCAGCTTTAAAGAGTATTCATCATTTACTACTTGATTCAAATCATATGCAGGAAATTCACATCTCTTCCTTTTCAggaatcaataaaataaatgaactaAGCTTGATATTCAGCAATATAAAGAATATAGTTCCACTAAACCAATCTGTTCACCATCCTCATCGTTCTCCCAAAATACATTTGATAAATCTCTCTTGGAATGAGCTGATCTCCTTTCCAGATTTTGTGTTTTGGGgattaaatcaaacaaatatcctCAAACTGGACAATAATCagattttttctttatctaaCTATACATTTTGTGGACTAGACCAGTTGATTGAATTAGATTTATCATATAATGAATTAATATATTTACCTGAAGGCATGTTCTTCTGTAATAAACTGTTACAAAAATTGAGACTTAATCACAATATGATAGAAAGCTGGTCTGGAAGTACAATTTCTAATCTATGCTCTTTGAATCACTTAAACCTATCTGATAACAACATATACAATATTGATAATGCTAACCAAACACTTTCCTCATTGGAATCTCTAGATCTTTCTTTCAACGACTTTCAACAGGTACaactatattataattttctacaATGTTATAAAAATCTCAAAAGGCTGGACATGTCTTACAATGCTATGAAATGGATTTCTCCTCATGCATTCTCAAGTGTAACCAACCTAGAAGAGCTCTACCTCACCAATGAACTATTGATCTATTATACCAAACCTTTCCAAGACATGAGTAATCTTCACATATTGGACTTGTCATCTGCAATACGGGACATGACTTCTGATGCCATGCTGTTTACAAATTTAACATCTCTTCAGAGAATGTTTTTATGTAAAAACAACTTACAGAGCAGACATTTATTTGATACTTTGACTTCTCGATCCCTATTTACAAGTCTTGAAACTTTGTTAACACTGGACTTGAGAGAGAATGACCTGGATATGTTAGCACCAGGAACTTTCAATCCCCTTAAGAAACTTGAAATATTGCTCCTTTCTCAGTCATCTGTTAAAGTGTTGTTTTCTAGTGTTTTCAAAGGTTTGACTTCTCTTAAAACATTGGATCTCAGTGACAATTATATCTCATCAATTTCTgatgatatatttccaatacaaTCTCAGCTTAGTATTTTGAACATGAGCAATAACAATCTTGGTATTATTTCTTCAACGCTATTCAATATAAACCCACAATTGCAAAGACTTTACattcaacaaaacaaaataactaCAATAAAACGAGGGAAAATATTTCCAAAGAATTTCAGAATAGACGCATCAAGAAACCCTTTCAGCTGTACATGTGACTTGCGCTGGTTTGTAAGGTGGCTACGCTCGACCAATGTTGAAGTCATCCATCCAAATGATACAGTTTGCTCACAATCTTCAATCAAAGACATGGTAGAATCACCAATCCTGTCATTTAATCCGGATAAATACTGTGGCATCAACATCCTTCTTATCACAAGTGTGTCTTTGACAGCTATTCTGGTTGTAGCACTTTCCTTGTTTGCATACTGGAAACGATGGTGGTTCAACTATAAGGTATTCCTTCTTCGACTTGCCATTTGTGGCTACAAGGAGTTGATCCAGGACTTTGAGGACCACGACTATGAGTACCAGCTCAATCTGATGTTCCAAGAGGAAGACCAGGAATGGGTGGATGACATCATGAAGCCAGTTCTACAGGAAAGGTTTCCACATCTTGAGAGAGTGGTCTTTGGTGACAACGACCTCCACCTCGGGATGTTCTACATAAACGCTCTCCATTATGCTGTTGAGAACAGCTTCAAGACTGTTCTCTTGCTAAGCAACAACTCTGTACGTGAAGCCTGGTTTATTACCAAGGTACGTATAGCCCTAGAGGAACTCAATGACAGCAGACTGGACAAGGTCGTATTGTTTTTCCTTGAGGATATTGACAATGACAATCTCCCATACCTGGTTAGGTTGTTCCTGAGTAAGAACAAACCTTACATGCTGTGGacagatgatgaggatggtaaAGAACTATTCTGGGCACAGTTTGAGAAAAGCATGAGGTCCAATAAGGAACTCAATAGTGTTATCCCTGTTTAA